In Tachysurus vachellii isolate PV-2020 chromosome 3, HZAU_Pvac_v1, whole genome shotgun sequence, one genomic interval encodes:
- the taf1b gene encoding TATA box-binding protein-associated factor RNA polymerase I subunit B isoform X2, whose amino-acid sequence MQKTKQAYTREPVNSIRGSVDLTSDSEAESSANDGASCYADSMKGASAVSGYSSDGRSSVCSGSVDAEYYFRRKESKKLMSMPRTLAFCHLALLWVREAITLADLLRLVSKGHIPYVNVHLSFPEEMRFFGKDAIIFRVETIPSYRKVHKEAMELAALIELPAFPPVSQDCLLHPALLSLRYLTDANLPDELHTLVCKVIQKAAMGKDSFLTFDPTRRKPKLLCYDLQAAALIIVTMKLLYRLDDKVEWMLARKADEKDDVKHRGKKKTKKMGKMFQLRRWFMIVQSALERARKKEKQAEAMRQWKSKKPIIPSLKQKSLVLKRRRVVEQLQSTFQAISGSAPEQQVSSPSTFQFLWEDKDGADGPSLHDKCLDCVMIKREKKFHIVNRKYWHTDLRKCPRSCGDHFRDLEPTLPRMYVWLLGLFSFILGVEDAQLHSAVVQVERRLLPGRKSAPENLTE is encoded by the exons GGAGCCAGTGCAGTCTCTG GATACTCCAGTGATGGGAGATCTTCAGTGTGTTCGGGCTCTGTGGATGCCGAATACTACTTCAGAcggaaagaaagcaagaaattgATGAGCATGCCTCGAACACTAGCATTCTGCCACTTGGCTCTGCTTTGGGTCAGGGAGGCCATCACACTGGCAGACTTGCTAAG GTTGGTGTCTAAGGGCCACATCCcttatgttaatgttcatttatCTTTTCCTGAAGAGATGAGGTTCTTTGGCAAGGATGCAATAATCTTCAGAGTTGAG ACTATCCCCTCTTACAGAAAGGTACACAAGGAGGCAATGGAACTGGCCGCATTGATAGAGCTGCCTGCTTTCCCTCCTGTATCTCAGGATTGCCTCCTGCATCCAGCTCTGCTCAGTCTACGCTATTTGACGGATGCTAATCTTCCTG ATGAACTTCATACATTGGTTTGCAAAGTAATACAGAAAGCAGCCATGGGGAAAGACTCCtttctgacctttgaccctACTAGGAGAAAGCCTAAGCTTCTGTGCTACGATCTTCAGGCTGCAGCGCTCATTATTGTGACCATGAAGCTCCTGTACAGGCTGGACGATAAGGTGGAGTG GATGTTGGCCAGGAAAGCAGATGAAAAAGATGATGTAAAGCACCGTGGCAagaaaaagaccaaaaaaa TGGGAAAGATGTTTCAATTGAGAAGATGGTTTATGATTGTACAGTCTGCACTGGAACGAGCTAGGAAGAAGGAAAAGCAGGCTGAGGCCAT GCGACAGTGGAAATCTAAGAAGCCCATAATTCcgtctttaaaacaaaaatccctCGTACTAAAACGAAGAC GTGTGGTTGAACAGCTCCAGAGCACTTTCCAAGCTATTTCTGGTTCAGCTCCAGAGCAGCAGGTTTCCTCCCCATCTACCTTCCAGTTTCTTTGGGAAGACAAGGATGGAGCTGATGGACCCAGTCTCCATGACAAGTGCCTGGACTGTGTGATgattaaaagggaaaaaaaattccataTTGTCAACCGTAAATATTGGCACACTGACTTGAGGAAGTGTCCAAG AAGTTGTGGAGACCATTTCAGAGATCTGGAGCCTACTTTGCCCAGGATGTATGTGTGGTTGCTTGGActcttctcttttattcttGGTGTTGAAGATGCACAGCTGCACAGTGCAGTCGTCCAGGTGGAACGACGCCTACTGCCAGGCCGGAAATCAGCCCCAGAAAACCTCACTGAATGA
- the klf11a gene encoding Krueppel-like factor 11a isoform X1 — MPTLASDQSSYVGIGDVMMERNRYNAGKPCTSTLEYHDLEAAEALVCMSSWVQRSHKARPLTPTSDSCDSLSLHPETLESPKDLVSLSSLCMTPPHSPSFAETPTTTSIIGTMPPLACSGSKTSVSLPRMCPVLTNKTEGPGSLQAGITTFLPNPIPPQPSEPGSQCRATSVIRHTADTSLDYHISTGLECPVSSESPAQQTEFISDSTAQINILTDSQTYISATNSAVDVESTAPSANSTSLSTSISQVASSMPQSPITSPVLCQVFPVNGQTGIISAFVQTHVQMQSPGPKSILSQSTSFSQPLLMGPSMAQGTVMLVVPQTSVSPTPPCQQNVVTVGNTKLLPLAPAPVYIPSNQNGATTHTDFSRRRNYVCSFQGCKKTYFKSSHLKAHLRTHTGEKPFSCHWDGCDKKFARSDELSRHRRTHTGEKKFACPVCDRRFMRSDHLTKHTRRHMTTKRSAAWTTDVRELNKTSSTQRPSSQSSVALSVLVPAST, encoded by the exons ATGCCGACCTTAGCTTCAGACCAG AGCAGCTACGTGGGAATCGGTGACGTGATGATGGAGAGGAACAGGTACAATGCTGGGAAGCCCTGCACCTCCACTCTGGAGTATCATGACCTTGAGGCAGCTGAGGCTCTGGTGTGCATGAGCTCCTGGGTTCAGAGGTCACACAAAGCCCGCCCACTTACCCCAACCTCAGACTCCTGTGACTCGCTTAGTCTACACCCTGAAACCCTGGAGTCCCCCAAAGATCTTGTGTCCCTCTCTTCACTA TGCATGACCCCACCACACAGCCCCAGCTTTGCTGAGACCCCAACCACGACTTCTATCATCGGCACCATGCCTCCTCTGGCCTGCTCGGGCAGTAAAACAAGTGTCTCACTGCCCAGAATGTGCCCTGTCTTGACCAACAAGACAGAAGGGCCTGGCAGTCTACAGGCTGGAATCACTACATTCCTTCCAAACCCAATTCCACCTCAGCCATCTGAGCCTGGCTCACAATGCAGGGCCACTAGTGTGATACGACACACTGCAGACACGTCTCTGGATTATCACATTAGCACAGGACTGGAGTGTCCTGTGTCGTCAGAGAGCCCTGCTCAACAGACTGAGTTCATCTCTGATTCTACAGCCCAGATCAACATCCTGACTGACTCACAGACATACATTAGTGCTACAAATTCTGCTGTGGATGTGGAGAGCACTGCCCCCTCAGCCAACTCCACAAGCCTTTCCACTTCCATATCACAAGTCGCTTCATCCATGCCTCAGTCTCCCATAACTAGTCCAGTTTTGTGCCAGGTATTTCCTGTGAACGGGCAGACTGGAATCATCTCTGCCTTTGTTCAGACCCACGTTCAAATGCAGAGCCCTGGGCCAAAGTCCATCCTTTCCCAGTCCACCTCTTTTTCACAGCCTCTACTAATGGGTCCTTCAATGGCTCAGGGTACAGTGATGCTTGTAGTCCCTCAGACATCAGTGTCACCAACTCCGCCATGCCAACAAAATGTTGTGACCGTTGGCAACACCAAGCTCCTCCCCTTGGCCCCTGCACCAGTCTATATACCTTCAAACCAGAATGGGGCCACCACACACACCGACTTCTCTCGCAGGCGCAACTATGTCTGCAGTTTCCAAGGATGTAAGAAGACATACTTCAAGAGTTCTCACCTCAAAGCTCATCTGAGAACCCATACAG GAGAAAAACCTTTCAGTTGTCATTGGGATGGCTGTGACAAAAAATTTGCACGATCTGATGAGCTTTCCCGGCACCGCCGCACTCACACAGGTGAGAAGAAATTTGCATGTCCTGTGTGTGATCGACGTTTCATGCGAAGTGACCACTTAACCAAGCACACTCGCCGTCACATGACCACCAAGCGCTCTGCAGCATGGACCACCGATGTGCGTGAGCTGAACAAGACATCCTCTACTCAGCGTCCATCATCACAGTCTTCTGTCGCCCTCAGTGTCCTCGTACCTGCCTCAACCTAG
- the klf11a gene encoding Krueppel-like factor 11a isoform X2 produces MPTLASDQSSYVGIGDVMMERNRYNAGKPCTSTLEYHDLEAAEALVCMSSWVQRSHKARPLTPTSDSCDSLSLHPETLESPKDLVSLSSLCMTPPHSPSFAETPTTTSIIGTMPPLACSGSKTSVSLPRMCPVLTNKTEGPGSLQAGITTFLPNPIPPQPSEPGSQCRATSVIRHTADTSLDYHISTGLECPVSSESPAQQTEFISDSTAQINILTDSQTYISATNSAVDVESTAPSANSTSLSTSISQVASSMPQSPITSPVLCQVFPVNGQTGIISAFVQTHVQMQSPGPKSILSQSTSFSQPLLMGPSMAQGTVMLVVPQTSVSPTPPCQQNVVTVGNTKLLPLAPAPVYIPSNQNGATTHTDFSRRRNYVCSFQGCKKTYFKSSHLKAHLRTHTGEKPFSCHWDGCDKKFARSDELSRHRRTHTGEKKFACPVCDRRFMRSDHLTKHTRRHMTTKRSAAWTTDVRELNKTSSTQRPSSQSSVALSVLVPAST; encoded by the exons ATGCCGACCTTAGCTTCAGACCAG AGCAGCTACGTGGGAATCGGTGACGTGATGATGGAGAGGAACAGGTACAATGCTGGGAAGCCCTGCACCTCCACTCTGGAGTATCATGACCTTGAGGCAGCTGAGGCTCTGGTGTGCATGAGCTCCTGGGTTCAGAGGTCACACAAAGCCCGCCCACTTACCCCAACCTCAGACTCCTGTGACTCGCTTAGTCTACACCCTGAAACCCTGGAGTCCCCCAAAGATCTTGTGTCCCTCTCTTCACTA TGCATGACCCCACCACACAGCCCCAGCTTTGCTGAGACCCCAACCACGACTTCTATCATCGGCACCATGCCTCCTCTGGCCTGCTCGGGCAGTAAAACAAGTGTCTCACTGCCCAGAATGTGCCCTGTCTTGACCAACAAGACAGAAGGGCCTGGCAGTCTACAGGCTGGAATCACTACATTCCTTCCAAACCCAATTCCACCTCAGCCATCTGAGCCTGGCTCACAATGCAGGGCCACTAGTGTGATACGACACACTGCAGACACGTCTCTGGATTATCACATTAGCACAGGACTGGAGTGTCCTGTGTCGTCAGAGAGCCCTGCTCAACAGACTGAGTTCATCTCTGATTCTACAGCCCAGATCAACATCCTGACTGACTCACAGACATACATTAGTGCTACAAATTCTGCTGTGGATGTGGAGAGCACTGCCCCCTCAGCCAACTCCACAAGCCTTTCCACTTCCATATCACAAGTCGCTTCATCCATGCCTCAGTCTCCCATAACTAGTCCAGTTTTGTGCCAGGTATTTCCTGTGAACGGGCAGACTGGAATCATCTCTGCCTTTGTTCAGACCCACGTTCAAATGCAGAGCCCTGGGCCAAAGTCCATCCTTTCCCAGTCCACCTCTTTTTCACAGCCTCTACTAATGGGTCCTTCAATGGCTCAGGGTACAGTGATGCTTGTAGTCCCTCAGACATCAGTGTCACCAACTCCGCCATGCCAACAAAATGTTGTGACCGTTGGCAACACCAAGCTCCTCCCCTTGGCCCCTGCACCAGTCTATATACCTTCAAACCAGAATGGGGCCACCACACACACCGACTTCTCTCGCAGGCGCAACTATGTCTGCAGTTTCCAAGGATGTAAGAAGACATACTTCAAGAGTTCTCACCTCAAAGCTCATCTGAGAACCCATACAGGTG AAAAACCTTTCAGTTGTCATTGGGATGGCTGTGACAAAAAATTTGCACGATCTGATGAGCTTTCCCGGCACCGCCGCACTCACACAGGTGAGAAGAAATTTGCATGTCCTGTGTGTGATCGACGTTTCATGCGAAGTGACCACTTAACCAAGCACACTCGCCGTCACATGACCACCAAGCGCTCTGCAGCATGGACCACCGATGTGCGTGAGCTGAACAAGACATCCTCTACTCAGCGTCCATCATCACAGTCTTCTGTCGCCCTCAGTGTCCTCGTACCTGCCTCAACCTAG
- the klf11a gene encoding Krueppel-like factor 11a isoform X3, which translates to MMERNRYNAGKPCTSTLEYHDLEAAEALVCMSSWVQRSHKARPLTPTSDSCDSLSLHPETLESPKDLVSLSSLCMTPPHSPSFAETPTTTSIIGTMPPLACSGSKTSVSLPRMCPVLTNKTEGPGSLQAGITTFLPNPIPPQPSEPGSQCRATSVIRHTADTSLDYHISTGLECPVSSESPAQQTEFISDSTAQINILTDSQTYISATNSAVDVESTAPSANSTSLSTSISQVASSMPQSPITSPVLCQVFPVNGQTGIISAFVQTHVQMQSPGPKSILSQSTSFSQPLLMGPSMAQGTVMLVVPQTSVSPTPPCQQNVVTVGNTKLLPLAPAPVYIPSNQNGATTHTDFSRRRNYVCSFQGCKKTYFKSSHLKAHLRTHTGEKPFSCHWDGCDKKFARSDELSRHRRTHTGEKKFACPVCDRRFMRSDHLTKHTRRHMTTKRSAAWTTDVRELNKTSSTQRPSSQSSVALSVLVPAST; encoded by the exons ATGATGGAGAGGAACAGGTACAATGCTGGGAAGCCCTGCACCTCCACTCTGGAGTATCATGACCTTGAGGCAGCTGAGGCTCTGGTGTGCATGAGCTCCTGGGTTCAGAGGTCACACAAAGCCCGCCCACTTACCCCAACCTCAGACTCCTGTGACTCGCTTAGTCTACACCCTGAAACCCTGGAGTCCCCCAAAGATCTTGTGTCCCTCTCTTCACTA TGCATGACCCCACCACACAGCCCCAGCTTTGCTGAGACCCCAACCACGACTTCTATCATCGGCACCATGCCTCCTCTGGCCTGCTCGGGCAGTAAAACAAGTGTCTCACTGCCCAGAATGTGCCCTGTCTTGACCAACAAGACAGAAGGGCCTGGCAGTCTACAGGCTGGAATCACTACATTCCTTCCAAACCCAATTCCACCTCAGCCATCTGAGCCTGGCTCACAATGCAGGGCCACTAGTGTGATACGACACACTGCAGACACGTCTCTGGATTATCACATTAGCACAGGACTGGAGTGTCCTGTGTCGTCAGAGAGCCCTGCTCAACAGACTGAGTTCATCTCTGATTCTACAGCCCAGATCAACATCCTGACTGACTCACAGACATACATTAGTGCTACAAATTCTGCTGTGGATGTGGAGAGCACTGCCCCCTCAGCCAACTCCACAAGCCTTTCCACTTCCATATCACAAGTCGCTTCATCCATGCCTCAGTCTCCCATAACTAGTCCAGTTTTGTGCCAGGTATTTCCTGTGAACGGGCAGACTGGAATCATCTCTGCCTTTGTTCAGACCCACGTTCAAATGCAGAGCCCTGGGCCAAAGTCCATCCTTTCCCAGTCCACCTCTTTTTCACAGCCTCTACTAATGGGTCCTTCAATGGCTCAGGGTACAGTGATGCTTGTAGTCCCTCAGACATCAGTGTCACCAACTCCGCCATGCCAACAAAATGTTGTGACCGTTGGCAACACCAAGCTCCTCCCCTTGGCCCCTGCACCAGTCTATATACCTTCAAACCAGAATGGGGCCACCACACACACCGACTTCTCTCGCAGGCGCAACTATGTCTGCAGTTTCCAAGGATGTAAGAAGACATACTTCAAGAGTTCTCACCTCAAAGCTCATCTGAGAACCCATACAGGTG AAAAACCTTTCAGTTGTCATTGGGATGGCTGTGACAAAAAATTTGCACGATCTGATGAGCTTTCCCGGCACCGCCGCACTCACACAGGTGAGAAGAAATTTGCATGTCCTGTGTGTGATCGACGTTTCATGCGAAGTGACCACTTAACCAAGCACACTCGCCGTCACATGACCACCAAGCGCTCTGCAGCATGGACCACCGATGTGCGTGAGCTGAACAAGACATCCTCTACTCAGCGTCCATCATCACAGTCTTCTGTCGCCCTCAGTGTCCTCGTACCTGCCTCAACCTAG